A stretch of Ursus arctos isolate Adak ecotype North America unplaced genomic scaffold, UrsArc2.0 scaffold_4, whole genome shotgun sequence DNA encodes these proteins:
- the CLDN17 gene encoding claudin-17, whose translation MAFYPLQIAGLVLGFLGVVGTLATTLLPQWRVSAFIGSNIIVFERLWEGLWMNCVRQAKVRLQCKFYSSLLALPPALEAARALMCVAVALSFIALLIGICGVKQIRCTGSNERAKAYLLGTSGVLFILTGIFVLIPVCWTANIIIRDFYNPTIHVGQKRELGAALFLGWASTAVLFIAGGLLCGFCCCNRRKQRPRYPAPGCCVPHTEKQRNVTMLSKTSTSYV comes from the coding sequence ATGGCATTTTATCCCCTGCAGATTGCTGGTCTGGTTCTTGGCTTCCTTGGCGTGGTCGGGACTCTTGCCACAACTCTTCTGCCTCAGTGGAGGGTATCGGCTTTTATTGGCAGCAACATTATTGTTTTTGAAAGGCTCTGGGAAGGGCTCTGGATGAACTGCGTTCGACAAGCCAAGGTCCGGTTGCAGTGCAAGTTCTATAGTTCTTTGTTGGCTCTCCCACCCGCCCTCGAAGCAGCGCGGGCCCTCATGTGTGTGGCGGTTGCTCTCTCCTTCATTGCTCTGCTCATTGGCATCTGTGGCGTGAAGCAGATCCGGTGCACGGGCTCTAACGAGAGGGCCAAAGCATACCTTCTGGGCACTTCTGGGGTCCTCTTTATCCTGACTGGCATCTTCGTTCTAATTCCTGTGTGCTGGACAGCCAACATCATCATCAGGGATTTCTACAACCCAACCATCCACGTGGGTCAGAAGCGAGAGCTGGGAGCAGCCCTTTTCCTCGGCTGGGCGAGCACCGCCGTCCTCTTCATTGCAGGGGGTCTGCTCTGTGGGTTCTGCTGTTGCAACCGAAGGAAGCAAAGACCCAGATATCCAGCCCCTGGATGTTGTGTGCCAcacacagagaagcagaggaacgtgACAATGCTTAGTAAGACTTCCACCAGCTATGTCTAA